The proteins below come from a single Desulfitobacterium metallireducens DSM 15288 genomic window:
- a CDS encoding DUF1254 domain-containing protein, with protein MEHVRYEHLLIFGSFMVAAWFIVIYFLPRMLLSVFKRAILVKGFGEGPVPINTLYTQPQAQFADPLHSSGSHLTTTGVNRDTLITIGWLDLSKGPQILHVPDMVGRYYSVQFTDPSKNTTFAYVGKRTTGTEAGAYLICGPGWQGAVPQGVSQISSPNNSVLIIGRVLVGSDSDLPTAYRLSKQLQLSSLTQP; from the coding sequence ATGGAACATGTGAGATACGAGCATTTGCTGATTTTTGGTTCATTCATGGTCGCTGCATGGTTCATTGTCATCTACTTTTTGCCGCGTATGCTTTTGTCCGTGTTTAAGAGAGCGATCCTTGTTAAAGGGTTTGGTGAGGGCCCTGTCCCAATTAACACGCTCTATACGCAACCTCAAGCGCAATTTGCAGACCCCCTCCATTCATCAGGCTCGCACTTAACAACTACTGGCGTGAACCGTGACACACTCATCACGATCGGCTGGTTAGACCTCAGCAAAGGGCCGCAAATCTTGCATGTGCCGGACATGGTCGGTCGCTATTACAGTGTGCAGTTCACCGATCCATCGAAAAATACTACCTTTGCCTACGTCGGTAAACGTACCACAGGAACAGAGGCTGGAGCCTACCTCATCTGCGGTCCCGGTTGGCAAGGGGCCGTGCCGCAGGGGGTGTCACAGATTTCTTCGCCAAATAATTCGGTGCTTATTATTGGTCGCGTTTTGGTCGGCAGCGACAGCGACCTCCCGACCGCTTATAGGCTCTCGAAGCAGCTACAACTATCTTCGTTGACGCAACCATAG
- a CDS encoding anaerobic nitric oxide reductase flavorubredoxin, whose protein sequence is MSFKINDHITYVGKIDWELRKFHGEEYSTQKGSSYNSYLIRDEKTVLIDTVWKPFGKEFVENLKQEIDLTKIDFIIMQHSEVDHSGALPYLMQEIPNTPIYCTASGKKIIQGHYHQNWNFVEVKTGDKLNLGQREITFIEAKMLHWPDTMFSYLSGDNILFSNDGFGQHYASEHMYNDLVNQDEIATEAMKYYANILAPFSKMVVGKINELEKLSLPIEMICPSHGILWRDNPMQIVKKYMEWATDYQENQVTIIYDTMWNSTRRMAEEIALGLREADPNLTVKLFNSARSDKTEIIAEVFRSKGILVGSPTVNNGYLSSVAGILEEIKGMKFKQKKASSFGSYGWSGESAKLISEELQKAGFEVVDSGLRLLWVPDEEALNQCKEFGKRVGEAF, encoded by the coding sequence ATGAGTTTTAAGATTAACGACCACATTACATATGTAGGGAAAATCGATTGGGAATTACGGAAATTTCACGGTGAGGAGTATTCAACGCAAAAGGGGTCATCTTATAATTCTTATTTGATTAGGGATGAAAAAACGGTTCTTATTGATACCGTTTGGAAACCTTTTGGTAAAGAATTCGTGGAAAATCTTAAACAAGAAATTGATTTGACCAAAATTGATTTTATTATTATGCAGCATTCAGAAGTGGATCACAGCGGAGCTCTTCCTTATTTGATGCAAGAGATTCCGAATACGCCTATTTATTGTACAGCAAGCGGGAAGAAGATTATCCAGGGACATTATCATCAAAATTGGAACTTCGTTGAAGTTAAAACGGGGGATAAATTGAATCTCGGTCAGCGAGAAATTACTTTTATAGAAGCAAAAATGCTGCATTGGCCGGATACCATGTTCTCGTATCTCTCAGGAGATAATATTCTGTTCAGCAACGACGGTTTTGGGCAACATTACGCTTCAGAACATATGTATAATGATTTGGTTAACCAGGATGAAATTGCTACAGAAGCAATGAAGTATTATGCGAATATCTTGGCTCCTTTTAGCAAAATGGTGGTTGGAAAAATTAACGAGCTTGAAAAATTATCATTACCCATCGAGATGATTTGTCCAAGTCATGGTATCCTCTGGCGTGATAATCCGATGCAAATCGTCAAAAAGTACATGGAGTGGGCCACAGATTATCAGGAAAACCAAGTGACCATTATTTATGATACGATGTGGAATAGCACGCGGAGAATGGCTGAGGAAATTGCATTAGGGCTTCGGGAGGCAGATCCCAATTTGACGGTTAAGCTCTTTAATTCAGCGCGTTCAGATAAGACGGAAATTATTGCGGAGGTTTTCCGCTCGAAAGGAATTCTGGTGGGGTCACCGACGGTCAATAATGGATATCTTTCGTCGGTTGCAGGAATTTTAGAAGAAATTAAAGGAATGAAGTTTAAGCAGAAAAAAGCAAGTTCCTTCGGAAGTTATGGATGGAGCGGCGAAAGTGCAAAATTGATTTCTGAGGAACTCCAAAAAGCCGGTTTTGAAGTGGTTGATTCAGGACTTCGTTTGCTCTGGGTTCCTGATGAAGAAGCTTTAAATCAATGCAAAGAGTTTGGAAAACGGGTCGGGGAAGCATTTTAA
- a CDS encoding DUF1214 domain-containing protein gives MTKKAYNYLLMISGVICGYVMIKSFFFIQTRPVRTDVIQGILVGFGLSLVTAQITAKLKATKVNGWTTMFRLSVPDNGMFMRAACVLAFPGPVNIPQEAMYWTTSVDGASHDLSGEHDYIMRFPTGGLPPNDAFWSLTMGDAMNRFVANSINRYSVSDRSGLVPNADGSVDIYIQNTAPAGCESNWLPAPSGKFILWLRVYMPGATILDGKYNVPPIVEVK, from the coding sequence ATGACCAAAAAAGCGTATAATTATCTATTGATGATCAGCGGTGTGATCTGCGGTTATGTCATGATAAAATCGTTCTTCTTTATCCAAACAAGACCTGTGAGAACTGACGTGATTCAAGGCATTCTCGTCGGCTTCGGGCTGTCGCTTGTCACGGCCCAAATTACCGCGAAACTGAAGGCCACAAAGGTCAACGGATGGACCACCATGTTTAGATTAAGCGTACCTGACAATGGCATGTTCATGCGCGCTGCGTGTGTCCTAGCCTTTCCTGGCCCAGTAAACATACCGCAAGAGGCGATGTACTGGACCACATCCGTAGATGGCGCGAGTCATGATCTCTCCGGAGAGCACGACTACATCATGCGCTTTCCTACGGGTGGACTCCCGCCGAATGATGCGTTCTGGTCACTGACCATGGGTGATGCGATGAATCGCTTTGTGGCGAATTCAATCAATCGGTATAGCGTGAGTGATCGGTCGGGACTCGTACCAAACGCCGACGGCTCTGTTGATATTTACATTCAGAACACCGCTCCGGCAGGTTGTGAATCCAACTGGCTGCCCGCGCCCTCGGGTAAATTCATTCTTTGGTTACGCGTATATATGCCTGGTGCGACAATTCTAGACGGAAAATACAACGTACCGCCAATTGTGGAGGTGAAATGA